In the genome of Lathyrus oleraceus cultivar Zhongwan6 chromosome 4, CAAS_Psat_ZW6_1.0, whole genome shotgun sequence, the window CTTGTATTATTCATTTTTCTATATACTTTACTTTATTTCAATTATGAGTAATGTTAATGTTAATTAATTAACAATTCTTCATATCTACTATACACCTACCTGTTTAATTTAATCTTATTTTTTCAATTATTAATTTATAGGGATAGGGATGCAATCATCACCAGAATTGGCAAGAGAATTGTTAAGAGCACTAAGAGGATGCAAGGATTGGAAATCAGATATCACAAAAACTGAGTTGCATAAGTTTTGGTTACGGATGAATGATGATTCTTTTAACTCAAGAATGCGAATGTTCTTTGACatgtaaataaataaaaaattatccaaattgattttcataatttctaaatattttgtaattttttttgtCTATGTTTGTGTTTACTTTAGGTGTAATAGAAACATGGATGGAAGAATTACTGAGACAGATATAAAACAggttttttttatttaatttaataaaaaattaacATTAATTAAGTTATACTAATTGATGATATTATGCAGACAATATTATTAACCGCTTCCATAAATAAGCTATCGGTGACACGTGATGAAGCAGATGATTATGCAGGTTTGATAATGGAATCTGTGGACAAGAAAAACAAAGGCTACATTGAGGTAGTActaattaattattaattattaattattaataatgattcatgaaaaaaaaaatataataattattattggtGACATAAATATATGTGTAGATATGTGAAATGGAAAGTGTATTGAAGTCAAGTTTGTTAAAGGAACATTCTCCAGtaatgaaattaaaagaaatgaTTATTCAAGAGGAGAGTGAGGAATATGAAGAAGAACAAGAAAGAATGTCGAAAACGGAAGTGTTGTTTAGAACATATTGGAGACGTTGTTGGGTTGTTATGGTTTGGTTGATTGGTTGTTTTGGTTTGTTTGGTTGGAAATTTGAACAGTATCGTAAAAGATCAGGTTTTGAGGTGATGGGTTATTGTCTTCCAACTGCTAAAGGTGCTGCTGAGACATTGAAGTTCAATATGGCTCTTGTTCTTCTTCCTGTTTGTCGAAATACAATCACTTGGTTAAGAAAGGATCGTCGTCTTAACTATGTTGTTCCTTTTAATGACAACATTAACTTTCATAAGGTAAGTGtgtttttcataattttatctCCGTATTTTGGGATGTCGCAGGTTCGAACCTCTGACTTTGTTTTTGCACATAACTGAGCTCGTTTAATAAAGATTATTATAGATTATTGATATATGATGGTTTGTTTCTGGAATATATATGCAGCTTATTGCAGGAGGAATAGTGGTGGGTGTGATATTGCACGGTGGGACACATCTTACCTGTGATTTTCCAAGAATTAGTGATTCTGACAAATCAATTTTCCGGCAAACAATAGCAGCAGGATTTGGCTATCACCAACCTACCTACATGGAAATTTTGGCAACAACAGAAGTAGCTAGTGGGATTGGAATGGTGGTGTTAATGGCCATTGCGTTTTCACTCGCGACAAAGTGGCCAAGGCGTCGTTCGCCTGTGTTACCTTTGTCCCTCAGAAGGGTCACTGGTTACAACACCTTTTGGTATTCTCACCATCTGTTTGTTCTTGTCTATGTATTGCTCATTGTTCACTCCATGTTCTTGTTCCTAACAGACAAATGGATCGAGAAAACGGTATATGCCTCTCCACTCTAGTTACTATAATCTTACTACTTTCTTCATCTAAATCAGAAGAATGTAATGATTATATATGTTACTAATATGTTTATCTTACTACATGCAGACATGGATGTACATTGTTTTTCCGGTTTTATTGTACGCCGGAGAGAGGATCTTTCGAGCCATTAGATCAGGATCTTATGAAGTTGATATTATGAAGGTATTTGATCAACTTTCTTTATGTTCAAAATATGCATAAAAGCTTCTGCTTTAACTTTTCAGTTTCGTATGATCAGATTTTCATATGATCAAATATTTACCGatttccttctttgattttcCATGCAGGCTAGTCTCTATCCAGGAAAAGTTCTGCACCTCAAAATGCAAAAACCAGACGGTTTTAAGTACAGAAGTGGCATGTATATATTCATCCAGTGCCCCCAAATTTCGCCCTTTCAATGGTATTCATTCGATcttcaacatttcatcattttcatctAATACTAATCTAAGGCATTTTCGCAGTAGAGACTGATTGATCAAGATTGATGTTCTATTTTTGAATTTCGTTTGGCTAAATTTTCAGGCATCCATTTTCCTTGACATCAGGACCACAAGATGAGTACCTCAGTGTGCACATTAGAACTCTCGGTGACTGGAGCTACCAAATATATGCTCTATTCCAAGAGGTAAATATGACATTTTTTTCTAAGATTTTGCAGTCTCAAATTTGTTACTGCAATATTCTGCAGGCAGTGTTGTCCGGGTTACAAGGGTGTCCGAAACTGTACATAGACGGCCCTTATGGTTCTGCTTCTCAAG includes:
- the LOC127073723 gene encoding respiratory burst oxidase homolog protein A isoform X3 translates to MFYAYTKLSLYKTTWIGMQSSPELARELLRALRGCKDWKSDITKTELHKFWLRMNDDSFNSRMRMFFDMCNRNMDGRITETDIKQTILLTASINKLSVTRDEADDYAGLIMESVDKKNKGYIEICEMESVLKSSLLKEHSPVMKLKEMIIQEESEEYEEEQERMSKTEVLFRTYWRRCWVVMVWLIGCFGLFGWKFEQYRKRSGFEVMGYCLPTAKGAAETLKFNMALVLLPVCRNTITWLRKDRRLNYVVPFNDNINFHKLIAGGIVVGVILHGGTHLTCDFPRISDSDKSIFRQTIAAGFGYHQPTYMEILATTEVASGIGMVVLMAIAFSLATKWPRRRSPVLPLSLRRVTGYNTFWYSHHLFVLVYVLLIVHSMFLFLTDKWIEKTTWMYIVFPVLLYAGERIFRAIRSGSYEVDIMKASLYPGKVLHLKMQKPDGFKYRSGMYIFIQCPQISPFQWHPFSLTSGPQDEYLSVHIRTLGDWSYQIYALFQEVNMTFFSKILQSQICYCNILQAVLSGLQGCPKLYIDGPYGSASQDHVKYDILVLIGLGIGATPFISILKDVANGVQTSQSDHSGLRECSLTKGSPSKAYLYWVTREQNSFDWFRDVIKEIASSTKQQSVVEMHNFLTSVYPEGDVRSALLSVIQALNHAKNGIDIVSRTPIHTHFARPNWFNIFSRLARKHVGAKIGVFYCGPSNLATELKNLCTKFSTKTTTRFVFHKENY
- the LOC127073723 gene encoding respiratory burst oxidase homolog protein A isoform X1 — its product is MDEEHVKSKASLLALFKSSPSSSSLSYSSSSSYTAENAIHSFTPVRTGSKASQSQHRHVAENEAIERMGIRFFNDIFGHGGMMKWKDVENRFDQVAWTGNAPEPVMSWPEFGFCIGIGMQSSPELARELLRALRGCKDWKSDITKTELHKFWLRMNDDSFNSRMRMFFDMCNRNMDGRITETDIKQTILLTASINKLSVTRDEADDYAGLIMESVDKKNKGYIEICEMESVLKSSLLKEHSPVMKLKEMIIQEESEEYEEEQERMSKTEVLFRTYWRRCWVVMVWLIGCFGLFGWKFEQYRKRSGFEVMGYCLPTAKGAAETLKFNMALVLLPVCRNTITWLRKDRRLNYVVPFNDNINFHKLIAGGIVVGVILHGGTHLTCDFPRISDSDKSIFRQTIAAGFGYHQPTYMEILATTEVASGIGMVVLMAIAFSLATKWPRRRSPVLPLSLRRVTGYNTFWYSHHLFVLVYVLLIVHSMFLFLTDKWIEKTTWMYIVFPVLLYAGERIFRAIRSGSYEVDIMKASLYPGKVLHLKMQKPDGFKYRSGMYIFIQCPQISPFQWHPFSLTSGPQDEYLSVHIRTLGDWSYQIYALFQEVNMTFFSKILQSQICYCNILQAVLSGLQGCPKLYIDGPYGSASQDHVKYDILVLIGLGIGATPFISILKDVANGVQTSQSDHSGLRECSLTKGSPSKAYLYWVTREQNSFDWFRDVIKEIASSTKQQSVVEMHNFLTSVYPEGDVRSALLSVIQALNHAKNGIDIVSRTPIHTHFARPNWFNIFSRLARKHVGAKIGVFYCGPSNLATELKNLCTKFSTKTTTRFVFHKENY
- the LOC127073723 gene encoding respiratory burst oxidase homolog protein A isoform X2, whose translation is MDEEHVKSKASLLALFKSSPSSSSLSYSSSSSYTAENAIHSFTPVRTGSKASQSQHRHVAENEAIERMGIRFFNDIFGHGGMMKWKDVENRFDQVAWTGNAPEPVMSWPEFGFCIGIGMQSSPELARELLRALRGCKDWKSDITKTELHKFWLRMNDDSFNSRMRMFFDMCNRNMDGRITETDIKQTILLTASINKLSVTRDEADDYAGLIMESVDKKNKGYIEICEMESVLKSSLLKEHSPVMKLKEMIIQEESEEYEEEQERMSKTEVLFRTYWRRCWVVMVWLIGCFGLFGWKFEQYRKRSGFEVMGYCLPTAKGAAETLKFNMALVLLPVCRNTITWLRKDRRLNYVVPFNDNINFHKLIAGGIVVGVILHGGTHLTCDFPRISDSDKSIFRQTIAAGFGYHQPTYMEILATTEVASGIGMVVLMAIAFSLATKWPRRRSPVLPLSLRRVTGYNTFWYSHHLFVLVYVLLIVHSMFLFLTDKWIEKTTWMYIVFPVLLYAGERIFRAIRSGSYEVDIMKASLYPGKVLHLKMQKPDGFKYRSGMYIFIQCPQISPFQWHPFSLTSGPQDEYLSVHIRTLGDWSYQIYALFQEAVLSGLQGCPKLYIDGPYGSASQDHVKYDILVLIGLGIGATPFISILKDVANGVQTSQSDHSGLRECSLTKGSPSKAYLYWVTREQNSFDWFRDVIKEIASSTKQQSVVEMHNFLTSVYPEGDVRSALLSVIQALNHAKNGIDIVSRTPIHTHFARPNWFNIFSRLARKHVGAKIGVFYCGPSNLATELKNLCTKFSTKTTTRFVFHKENY
- the LOC127073723 gene encoding respiratory burst oxidase homolog protein A isoform X4 — encoded protein: MDEEHVKSKASLLALFKSSPSSSSLSYSSSSSYTAENAIHSFTPVRTGSKASQSQHRHVAENEAIERMGIRFFNDIFGHGGMMKWKDVENRFDQVAWTGNAPEPVMSWPEFGFCIGIGMQSSPELARELLRALRGCKDWKSDITKTELHKFWLRMNDDSFNSRMRMFFDMCNRNMDGRITETDIKQTILLTASINKLSVTRDEADDYAGLIMESVDKKNKGYIEICEMESVLKSSLLKEHSPVMKLKEMIIQEESEEYEEEQERMSKTEVLFRTYWRRCWVVMVWLIGCFGLFGWKFEQYRKRSGFEVMGYCLPTAKGAAETLKFNMALVLLPVCRNTITWLRKDRRLNYVVPFNDNINFHKLIAGGIVVGVILHGGTHLTCDFPRISDSDKSIFRQTIAAGFGYHQPTYMEILATTEVASGIGMVVLMAIAFSLATKWPRRRSPVLPLSLRRVTGYNTFWYSHHLFVLVYVLLIVHSMFLFLTDKWIEKTTWMYIVFPVLLYAGERIFRAIRSGSYEVDIMKASLYPGKVLHLKMQKPDGFKYRSGMYIFIQCPQISPFQWHPFSLTSGPQDEYLSVHIRTLGDWSYQIYALFQEVNMTFFSKILQSQICYCNILQAVLSGLQGCPKLYIDGPYGSASQDHVKYDILVLIGLGIGATPFISILKDVANGVQTSQSDHRMQLNKGFTFKSLFILGYKRTKLL